From one Flavobacterium kingsejongi genomic stretch:
- the nuoF gene encoding NADH-quinone oxidoreductase subunit NuoF: MSKKILLDQINIPGIKTYEVYRQNGGYASVEKALKTMTPDDIVNEVKASGLKGRGGAGFPMGMKWSFIDKKSGNPRHLVCNADESEPGTFKDRYLMEHIPHLLVEGMITASFALEAHLSYIYIRGEYMWVYKILEKAIKEAYAAGWLGKNILGTGYDLDLHVHCGAGAYICGEETALIESLEGKRGNPRIKPPFPAISGLWANPTVVNNVESISAVPWIVNNTGAEYAKIGTEKSTGTKLISASGHIKNPGVYEIELGISVDEFINSDQYLGGMIDSRPLKALVPGGSSVPILPAHLIYKTANGDDRMMSYESLSDGGFATGSMLGSGGFIVYNDTACVVRNTWNFSRFYHHESCGQCSPCREGTGWLEKVLHRIENGHGREEDIELLWDIQRKIEGNTICPLGDAAAWPVAAAIRHFRDEFEYHVRFPEKVKNRDHYVAEPFEQVKHLVSKVTV; this comes from the coding sequence ATGTCAAAAAAAATATTATTAGACCAAATCAATATTCCGGGTATTAAAACCTACGAAGTCTACCGTCAGAATGGTGGTTATGCTTCTGTAGAAAAAGCCCTGAAAACCATGACCCCGGATGATATCGTGAATGAAGTGAAAGCTTCCGGTCTAAAAGGCCGTGGTGGTGCCGGATTCCCAATGGGAATGAAATGGAGTTTTATCGATAAAAAATCCGGTAACCCAAGACACCTGGTTTGCAATGCCGATGAATCGGAGCCGGGAACTTTTAAGGACCGTTACCTGATGGAGCATATCCCCCACCTTTTAGTGGAAGGTATGATTACTGCCAGTTTCGCCCTGGAAGCCCATTTATCCTACATCTATATCCGTGGGGAATACATGTGGGTGTACAAAATACTGGAAAAAGCCATTAAGGAAGCATATGCTGCTGGATGGTTAGGAAAAAATATATTAGGTACCGGTTATGACCTGGACCTTCACGTACATTGTGGTGCGGGTGCTTACATCTGTGGAGAGGAAACTGCCCTGATCGAATCACTGGAAGGCAAAAGGGGTAACCCACGTATCAAACCACCGTTCCCTGCGATTAGCGGTCTTTGGGCCAATCCTACCGTAGTGAATAATGTGGAATCGATTTCAGCAGTGCCATGGATTGTGAATAACACCGGGGCGGAATATGCTAAAATTGGAACGGAAAAATCTACAGGGACCAAATTAATTTCTGCTTCAGGACATATTAAGAATCCGGGAGTTTATGAAATCGAATTAGGCATCAGTGTAGATGAATTTATCAATTCCGACCAGTACCTTGGTGGAATGATTGACAGCCGCCCTTTGAAAGCGCTCGTACCGGGAGGTTCTTCTGTGCCTATATTACCTGCACACCTGATTTATAAAACGGCTAACGGTGATGATCGTATGATGTCTTATGAATCATTGAGTGATGGTGGTTTCGCTACAGGATCCATGTTAGGATCCGGAGGTTTTATTGTGTATAACGATACCGCTTGTGTGGTTCGTAATACCTGGAACTTCTCCCGTTTCTACCACCACGAAAGCTGTGGGCAATGTTCCCCATGCCGTGAAGGAACCGGATGGCTTGAAAAAGTATTGCATCGCATTGAAAACGGCCATGGCCGTGAAGAAGATATTGAATTGCTTTGGGACATCCAGAGAAAAATTGAAGGGAACACCATTTGTCCATTGGGTGATGCCGCAGCCTGGCCGGTTGCCGCAGCCATCCGTCATTTCAGGGACGAATTTGAATACCATGTACGTTTCCCTGAAAAAGTAAAAAACAGAGACCATTATGTTGCTGAGCCTTTTGAACAAGTAAAGCACCTGGTTTCAAAAGTAACGGTATAA
- a CDS encoding complex I 24 kDa subunit family protein: protein MKHSNVKQIINIDAKLTDRINELLSHYPADKKKSALLPILHDVQDAHDNWLSIELMDKVAEILEIKPIEVYEVVSFYTMYNQQPIGKYMFEFCRTSCCCLRGAEDLMEYTCDKLGIQEGETTPDGNFTVVGVECLGACGYAPMMQLGDFYKEHLTKEKIDQLIDDCKDNKISLH from the coding sequence ATGAAACATTCCAACGTAAAACAAATAATCAATATAGATGCGAAGCTTACAGACCGCATCAATGAATTGTTGAGCCACTACCCTGCCGATAAAAAGAAATCTGCATTATTGCCTATTCTTCATGACGTACAGGATGCTCACGATAACTGGCTGAGTATTGAACTGATGGACAAAGTCGCTGAGATCCTTGAGATCAAACCGATTGAAGTCTATGAGGTAGTGTCATTCTATACGATGTACAATCAGCAGCCTATCGGAAAATATATGTTTGAATTCTGTCGTACTTCCTGCTGCTGCCTTCGTGGTGCAGAAGACCTGATGGAATATACTTGTGACAAACTGGGAATCCAGGAAGGTGAAACTACCCCTGACGGTAATTTTACGGTTGTAGGTGTAGAATGCCTTGGCGCCTGTGGTTACGCTCCAATGATGCAATTGGGCGACTTCTATAAAGAGCACCTTACCAAAGAAAAAATAGATCAGCTGATTGACGATTGCAAAGACAACAAAATCAGTTTACACTAA
- a CDS encoding NADH-quinone oxidoreductase subunit D: MSDLLLPPELRYADIIKKRQNEDGSELSILNLGPTHPATHGIFQNILLMDGERIVDGEGTVGYIHRAFEKIAENRPFYQITPLTDRMNYCSSPINNMGWWMTLEKALNIEVPKRVQYLRVIIMELARIADHIICNSVLGVDTGALTGFLYVFQYREKIYEIYEEICGARLTTNMGRIGGFERDWSPAAFRKINEFLEEFPAIWSEFENLLSRNRIFMDRTIDVGPISAERAVSYGFTGPNLRATGVDYDIRVMQPYSSYEDFEFNIPVGKSGDTYDRFCVRNAEVWESISIIKQALAKLPEGPFHADVPDYYLPPKDEVYHNMEALIYHFKIVMGEVPVPVTEVYHPVEGGNGELGFYLITNGSRTPYRLHFRRPCFIYYQAFNEMVKGQMLSDAIATLSSLNVIAGELDA; the protein is encoded by the coding sequence ATGTCAGACTTATTACTACCCCCGGAATTACGATATGCCGATATCATAAAAAAAAGGCAGAATGAAGACGGAAGCGAGCTTTCGATACTGAATTTAGGCCCTACACACCCGGCGACACACGGTATTTTTCAGAATATCCTATTGATGGATGGTGAAAGAATCGTGGATGGCGAAGGAACTGTTGGGTACATTCACCGGGCATTCGAAAAAATTGCAGAAAACAGGCCTTTTTACCAAATCACACCACTTACGGACCGTATGAACTACTGTTCTTCCCCTATCAACAATATGGGATGGTGGATGACACTGGAAAAAGCACTTAATATAGAAGTTCCAAAAAGAGTACAATACCTTAGGGTCATTATCATGGAGCTGGCACGAATTGCCGACCACATCATTTGCAACTCTGTACTGGGAGTAGACACCGGAGCATTAACCGGTTTCTTATATGTTTTCCAGTACCGTGAAAAAATCTACGAAATTTACGAAGAAATCTGCGGCGCCCGACTGACCACTAACATGGGAAGAATCGGTGGTTTTGAAAGAGACTGGAGCCCTGCTGCCTTCCGTAAAATCAACGAATTCCTGGAAGAGTTTCCTGCAATATGGAGCGAATTCGAGAATTTGCTTTCCCGTAACCGAATTTTCATGGACCGTACGATAGACGTAGGCCCAATTTCTGCAGAAAGAGCAGTAAGTTATGGCTTTACAGGCCCTAACCTTCGTGCTACCGGTGTAGATTACGATATTCGTGTGATGCAGCCTTACAGTTCTTATGAGGATTTTGAATTCAATATCCCTGTAGGAAAATCGGGAGATACCTATGACCGTTTCTGCGTGCGTAATGCCGAAGTATGGGAAAGTATCAGCATCATCAAACAGGCATTGGCAAAATTGCCGGAAGGCCCTTTTCATGCTGATGTGCCGGATTATTACCTTCCGCCAAAAGATGAAGTTTACCATAATATGGAAGCACTGATTTACCACTTTAAAATCGTAATGGGAGAAGTTCCCGTTCCGGTAACCGAAGTATACCATCCTGTAGAAGGAGGTAATGGTGAATTAGGATTCTACCTGATTACAAACGGAAGCCGTACACCGTACCGACTTCACTTTAGAAGACCGTGTTTTATTTATTACCAGGCTTTTAATGAAATGGTCAAAGGACAGATGCTTTCTGATGCCATTGCCACTTTATCAAGCCTTAATGTTATAGCCGGCGAATTAGACGCCTAA
- a CDS encoding NADH-quinone oxidoreductase subunit C → MALENSVIQNKLTHKFDTLVSEFVQLHDILTFEVNADSILDVMKFLKEDSELRFNFLTDVCGIHYPDNEAHRQFTVVYHMHNWYDNVRIRIKCFLSADNPEIDTVTGLFLSANWQERETYDFYGIIFKGHPQLKRILNMDEMVSFPMRKEFPLEDGGRTDKDDRFFGRTTDNC, encoded by the coding sequence ATGGCTTTAGAAAACTCCGTAATACAAAATAAGCTGACTCATAAATTTGATACCCTGGTATCTGAATTTGTACAGCTGCACGATATCCTTACTTTTGAAGTAAATGCCGACTCCATACTGGATGTGATGAAATTCCTGAAAGAAGATAGCGAATTACGCTTTAACTTCCTGACAGACGTTTGTGGAATTCACTATCCTGATAATGAAGCCCACCGCCAGTTTACAGTGGTGTACCACATGCACAATTGGTATGATAATGTAAGAATACGAATCAAATGTTTCCTGAGCGCCGATAACCCGGAGATCGATACCGTAACCGGATTGTTCCTGAGTGCTAACTGGCAGGAAAGAGAAACCTATGATTTTTACGGGATTATTTTTAAAGGTCATCCACAGCTGAAACGTATCCTGAATATGGACGAAATGGTTTCTTTCCCAATGCGGAAGGAATTCCCGCTGGAAGATGGCGGAAGAACCGACAAAGATGACAGGTTCTTTGGAAGAACAACAGATAATTGCTAA
- a CDS encoding NADH-quinone oxidoreductase subunit B, with product MSDSSKINTNAAAPDGYTGEGFFATKLDSVVGMARANSLWPLPFATSCCGIEFMATMASHYDVARFGSERMSFSPRQADMLLVMGTIAKKMAPILRQVYEQMAEPRWVIAVGACASSGGIFDTYSVLQGIDKIIPVDVYVPGCPPRPEQILDGIMKLQDLVRSESVRRRSSPEYTELLASYNIQ from the coding sequence ATGAGTGATTCATCAAAAATAAACACAAATGCAGCAGCACCGGATGGTTATACCGGTGAAGGCTTTTTTGCCACAAAACTGGATTCTGTAGTCGGGATGGCAAGAGCCAATTCCCTATGGCCGTTACCATTTGCGACTTCATGCTGTGGTATCGAGTTCATGGCCACTATGGCTTCCCATTATGACGTAGCCCGTTTCGGATCAGAGCGTATGAGTTTCTCTCCACGACAGGCAGATATGTTATTGGTTATGGGAACCATTGCTAAAAAAATGGCTCCGATCTTACGGCAGGTATACGAACAAATGGCAGAACCACGATGGGTTATTGCTGTAGGTGCCTGTGCTTCTTCGGGTGGTATCTTTGACACGTACTCTGTTTTACAGGGAATTGACAAAATTATCCCAGTTGACGTTTACGTTCCCGGGTGCCCACCAAGACCGGAACAAATTCTGGACGGCATCATGAAACTCCAGGATTTAGTACGATCAGAATCTGTACGAAGACGTAGTTCTCCTGAATATACCGAACTATTAGCTTCCTACAACATACAGTAA
- a CDS encoding NADH-quinone oxidoreductase subunit A, whose protein sequence is MQTTQIDYFPILMQMILAVGFVVGTIIVSSFLGPKRHSANKDKNFECGVESIGNARVPFSVKYFLVAILFVLFDVEVIFMYPWAVNFRDMGFEGLLKMGIFMFLLIVGFFYVMKKKGLEWE, encoded by the coding sequence ATGCAAACAACTCAAATTGACTACTTCCCTATACTGATGCAGATGATTCTCGCGGTTGGATTTGTAGTAGGAACCATAATCGTGTCCAGTTTTTTAGGACCGAAAAGGCACTCCGCCAATAAAGACAAGAACTTTGAATGTGGTGTCGAATCTATTGGAAATGCGCGTGTTCCGTTCTCTGTTAAATACTTTTTAGTAGCAATTTTATTCGTATTATTCGATGTGGAAGTAATTTTCATGTACCCATGGGCTGTTAATTTCAGGGATATGGGATTTGAAGGATTACTAAAAATGGGCATCTTTATGTTTCTTTTAATCGTAGGATTTTTCTACGTGATGAAGAAAAAAGGATTGGAGTGGGAATAA
- a CDS encoding cold-shock protein yields the protein MRTGTVKFFNESKGYGFITDEETGKDIFVHASGIRAEELREGDRVSYEEEEGRKGKVAAQVAVLED from the coding sequence ATGCGTACAGGTACAGTTAAATTTTTCAATGAATCAAAAGGTTACGGATTCATTACAGACGAAGAAACAGGAAAAGACATTTTCGTTCATGCATCAGGAATCAGAGCGGAAGAATTACGCGAAGGTGACAGAGTTAGCTACGAAGAAGAAGAAGGAAGAAAAGGTAAAGTTGCTGCACAAGTTGCAGTTCTTGAAGACTAA
- a CDS encoding carboxypeptidase-like regulatory domain-containing protein: MHKILTFFLLFPLITFAQTKTYNGVIKDMTTNEPIPSVSVTLLNSNIGTITNEEGNFRITVPEDSKTLNLSHLSYKPYTIELEKMAGTSELFLEPSAFDLEEVMILDKPADKVLADVIAASKNKLDKSLVLHTYYREFGKVNGIFNNFSDGLLDYYIKKKNGSADLFVKQSRAYQPKEIDEEQKSAYEAIPVFDVRDAVSNAYNLKRLSKLLDTKKYDFEIKTKSGKNGQTIAVAIITPKAEIKEALLEGTVSYDLKTKLILEIDLKRAPGHQQYIKEMNLLLFRVTFLDEYRKSSFKIEGNQYIMMYNQNRVTIRIKTKKINDTFELYSDIMTMDYKEGIFELDKKQRYKEKNLFPLGKNYTSEYWKTDNIILLTNEEDKVLKTLK; this comes from the coding sequence ATGCATAAAATCCTTACATTTTTTTTACTTTTCCCCCTAATTACATTCGCCCAAACCAAAACCTATAATGGAGTCATAAAAGATATGACTACTAATGAACCCATACCCTCTGTTTCAGTAACACTCCTAAACTCTAATATTGGCACTATTACTAACGAAGAAGGAAACTTTAGGATCACCGTCCCTGAAGATTCCAAAACATTAAATCTAAGCCACTTAAGCTATAAGCCTTACACCATCGAGTTGGAAAAAATGGCAGGTACATCCGAGCTGTTCCTGGAGCCTTCTGCTTTTGATCTGGAAGAAGTTATGATCCTCGATAAACCCGCAGACAAAGTGTTAGCCGATGTAATTGCTGCCTCCAAAAATAAACTGGACAAATCATTAGTACTCCATACCTATTACCGTGAGTTCGGGAAGGTTAATGGTATTTTCAACAACTTCTCCGATGGATTGCTGGACTATTATATCAAAAAGAAAAATGGATCCGCAGACCTCTTTGTCAAACAGAGCCGGGCTTACCAACCTAAAGAAATTGATGAAGAGCAGAAATCCGCCTATGAAGCGATCCCTGTATTCGATGTTAGGGATGCCGTTTCCAATGCCTACAATTTGAAGCGTCTCAGCAAATTACTGGACACCAAAAAATATGATTTTGAAATTAAAACCAAAAGCGGAAAAAATGGGCAAACCATAGCTGTTGCGATTATTACACCAAAAGCAGAAATCAAGGAAGCACTCTTAGAAGGCACCGTAAGTTACGACCTGAAAACCAAACTCATACTTGAAATTGACCTCAAAAGAGCACCCGGCCACCAACAGTATATTAAAGAAATGAATTTACTCCTGTTTCGGGTCACATTCCTGGATGAATACCGAAAATCATCTTTTAAAATTGAAGGCAACCAGTACATCATGATGTACAACCAGAACCGGGTAACAATCAGGATCAAAACGAAAAAAATCAATGATACCTTTGAACTGTACAGCGATATTATGACCATGGACTATAAAGAAGGCATCTTTGAACTCGATAAAAAGCAGCGCTACAAAGAAAAAAACCTCTTTCCACTGGGTAAAAATTATACCTCGGAATATTGGAAAACAGATAATATTATCCTGCTAACAAATGAAGAAGACAAAGTTTTGAAAACGCTAAAATAA
- the aspS gene encoding aspartate--tRNA ligase, translating into MYRSHNCGALNASHINQEVTLAGWVQKSRDKGFMAWVDLRDRYGVTQLIFDTARTEASVFEAAKTLGREFVIQVKGTVIERESKNKNMPTGEIEILVSELTILNAALTPPFTIEDDTDGGEDIRMKYRYLDIRRNPVKNSLLFRHKVAMEVRKYLSDLDFCEVETPYLIKSTPEGARDFVVPSRMNEGQFYALPQSPQTFKQLLMVGGMDKYFQIVKCFRDEDLRADRQPEFTQIDCEMAFVEQEDILDVFEGLTRHLLLEIKGIAVDKFPRMTYDHAMKTYGNDKPDIRFGMEFGELNAVAQHKEFSVFNSAELVVGIAVPKAGEYTRKEIDGLIEWIKRPQVGASGMVYVKCNEDGTYKSSVDKFYDQEDLAQWAKITGAKPGDMIFVLSGPANKTRVQLSALRMELATRLGLRNPEVFAPLWVVDFPLLELDEESGRYHAMHHPFTSPKPEDMALLETDPGKVRANAYDMVLNGNEIGGGSIRIHDKATQQLMFKYLGFTEDEAKAQFGFLMDAFQFGAPPHGGLAFGLDRLVAILGGQETIRDFIAFPKNNSGRDVMIDAPAAIDTKQLQELHIKLA; encoded by the coding sequence ATGTATAGAAGTCATAATTGTGGAGCGTTGAATGCATCACATATCAATCAAGAAGTAACATTAGCTGGCTGGGTTCAGAAATCACGTGATAAAGGTTTTATGGCATGGGTCGATTTAAGAGACCGCTATGGTGTAACCCAATTGATTTTTGACACTGCACGCACCGAAGCCAGTGTTTTTGAGGCTGCCAAAACCTTAGGCCGTGAATTTGTAATTCAGGTAAAAGGAACCGTTATCGAACGGGAATCCAAAAACAAAAACATGCCTACTGGTGAAATTGAAATTTTAGTTTCAGAACTGACCATCCTTAACGCTGCCCTTACCCCTCCATTCACTATTGAAGATGATACCGATGGCGGCGAAGATATCCGTATGAAATACCGTTACCTGGATATCCGAAGAAATCCGGTAAAAAACAGCTTGCTTTTCAGGCATAAAGTAGCGATGGAAGTTCGAAAATACCTTTCGGACCTGGATTTCTGCGAAGTGGAAACACCTTACCTGATCAAATCGACTCCGGAAGGAGCTCGTGATTTCGTAGTCCCTTCCCGTATGAATGAAGGCCAGTTTTATGCATTGCCACAATCACCACAAACCTTCAAACAATTATTGATGGTGGGCGGTATGGATAAATATTTCCAAATTGTAAAATGTTTCCGCGATGAAGACCTGCGTGCAGACCGCCAACCGGAATTCACACAGATCGATTGTGAAATGGCTTTTGTAGAACAGGAAGACATCCTGGATGTATTTGAAGGCCTTACGCGACACCTGTTATTAGAAATAAAAGGAATTGCTGTAGACAAGTTCCCAAGAATGACCTACGATCATGCTATGAAAACTTATGGCAATGACAAACCGGACATTCGTTTCGGAATGGAATTTGGGGAACTGAACGCCGTAGCACAACATAAAGAATTCAGCGTTTTCAACAGTGCCGAATTGGTGGTAGGAATCGCTGTCCCTAAAGCTGGAGAATATACCCGAAAAGAAATTGACGGCCTTATAGAATGGATCAAACGCCCACAGGTTGGTGCCAGTGGTATGGTCTATGTAAAATGCAATGAAGACGGCACCTACAAATCATCTGTAGACAAGTTTTACGACCAGGAGGATTTAGCGCAATGGGCAAAAATTACAGGTGCGAAACCAGGCGACATGATCTTTGTACTTTCAGGACCTGCTAATAAAACCCGCGTACAGCTTAGCGCACTCCGTATGGAATTAGCCACACGATTGGGCTTGCGTAACCCGGAAGTATTTGCTCCGTTATGGGTTGTTGATTTCCCACTGCTGGAACTTGATGAAGAAAGCGGAAGATACCATGCGATGCACCATCCTTTCACCTCACCAAAACCGGAAGATATGGCCTTACTGGAAACCGATCCCGGAAAAGTGCGCGCCAATGCTTATGATATGGTATTGAATGGAAATGAAATCGGTGGTGGATCCATCCGTATTCATGATAAAGCGACACAACAACTGATGTTTAAATATTTAGGATTTACCGAAGATGAGGCAAAAGCCCAGTTTGGATTCCTGATGGATGCTTTCCAGTTTGGCGCACCACCTCATGGTGGACTTGCTTTTGGACTTGACAGGCTGGTTGCAATCTTAGGTGGCCAGGAGACCATTCGTGATTTCATCGCTTTCCCTAAAAACAATTCAGGACGTGATGTTATGATTGATGCTCCGGCAGCGATTGACACAAAACAACTGCAGGAACTCCATATTAAACTCGCATAA
- a CDS encoding toxin-antitoxin system YwqK family antitoxin: MKKYMILGAILVSGVIFAQNEVKPKYEIVNGSVKATYFYENGKVQQQGFYKDGKLDGKWITYDESGNKKSIGEYASGTKTGKWFFWNNDKLSEVDYSDSRVANVKTWSSDALVNRN; encoded by the coding sequence ATGAAAAAGTATATGATATTAGGAGCTATTTTGGTGTCAGGTGTAATTTTTGCGCAAAATGAAGTAAAACCAAAATATGAGATTGTAAACGGTAGTGTAAAAGCAACTTATTTCTATGAAAATGGAAAAGTACAACAACAGGGATTTTATAAAGATGGTAAGCTCGATGGTAAGTGGATTACTTATGATGAGAGTGGAAATAAAAAATCTATAGGAGAATATGCTTCCGGTACCAAAACTGGAAAATGGTTTTTCTGGAATAATGATAAACTCAGCGAAGTGGATTATTCTGACAGCAGGGTTGCCAATGTAAAAACCTGGTCGTCGGATGCTTTAGTCAACAGAAACTAA
- a CDS encoding PepSY-associated TM helix domain-containing protein, whose translation MKKKKKKGIKHWIGKIHLWLGMTSGLIVLLLSVTGCLYVFSVEITNVLRSDAMYVTAPATHTIPVSQLWENTQKEIGNDLKIASVNVYNQPDKTWIFTCFKRNEKAESIFYFGNIDYYKRIYVNPYTGKIQGIYDEKTDFFNIVKFIHWSLLLDIPIGQQIIGWSTFIFVIMLITGIILWWPKNKAARKQRFKFQWKKDTQWKRKNYDIHNIFGFYIAAIALVIAFTGMIWAFSWFQSIVYVAGSGSLTPPDIKQGTSVITTAPKVSAIDSAFVKVKQKHLTADAFNLSMPADSTGAISAYIQQYRDAYYVNHSMQFDQYSGKLLVERNQDAKNFGEKLITANYDIHVGAILGIPGKIMAFIGSFICGMLPVTGFLIWYGRKFKKKTNKR comes from the coding sequence TTGAAAAAAAAGAAAAAAAAAGGTATAAAACACTGGATTGGCAAAATACACCTGTGGTTAGGCATGACTTCCGGACTCATCGTACTCTTACTTTCCGTAACCGGATGCCTCTATGTCTTTAGCGTCGAAATCACTAATGTCCTGCGCAGTGACGCAATGTACGTTACCGCTCCGGCAACCCACACCATTCCGGTAAGCCAACTTTGGGAGAATACCCAGAAAGAAATAGGCAATGACCTGAAAATCGCATCGGTCAATGTCTACAACCAGCCCGATAAAACCTGGATTTTCACCTGCTTTAAAAGAAATGAAAAAGCAGAATCGATTTTCTATTTCGGCAATATCGATTATTACAAAAGGATTTATGTCAATCCGTACACCGGTAAGATACAGGGTATTTATGATGAGAAAACAGATTTCTTCAATATCGTAAAATTCATCCACTGGAGCCTACTGCTCGACATTCCTATCGGCCAGCAAATTATTGGCTGGAGCACCTTTATTTTTGTAATCATGCTGATCACCGGAATTATACTCTGGTGGCCTAAAAATAAAGCGGCGCGCAAACAGCGTTTTAAATTCCAATGGAAAAAAGACACCCAATGGAAACGCAAGAATTACGACATTCATAATATCTTTGGATTCTATATTGCTGCAATCGCATTAGTAATTGCTTTTACAGGTATGATATGGGCCTTTAGCTGGTTCCAGTCCATTGTATATGTCGCCGGATCAGGTAGCCTTACACCTCCCGACATTAAGCAGGGCACTTCAGTTATCACTACAGCCCCTAAAGTTAGCGCTATTGATAGTGCATTTGTAAAAGTGAAACAAAAACACCTTACGGCCGATGCCTTCAATTTATCAATGCCTGCCGATAGTACCGGGGCAATCAGCGCTTACATCCAACAATACCGAGATGCTTATTATGTAAATCATTCGATGCAATTTGACCAATACAGCGGAAAATTGCTGGTAGAGCGCAATCAGGACGCTAAAAATTTTGGTGAAAAACTAATTACCGCCAATTACGATATCCATGTAGGGGCAATATTAGGCATCCCGGGAAAGATCATGGCATTCATCGGCAGTTTCATTTGCGGGATGTTACCGGTAACCGGATTTTTAATATGGTATGGAAGAAAGTTCAAAAAGAAAACGAATAAACGATAA